The Candidatus Margulisiibacteriota bacterium nucleotide sequence CGACAGAAGCGATCGCTTTGTGCAGGGAAATAGGCCCGGATGGCCAGAGTACTTTTGAGCATTTAGCTCCGGGATTAGCAGATGTTTTAGCCCACGAACTTGGCCATAATGTTGATTATTTACTTGGCCAGGGAAAAAGAAGACAAGAAATATACGAGATTTTTGGTTCACCCTTCCCACAAGAATCTTTCGCTGAACATTTTAGAATGTTTATGTTAGGAGGGGAGTATTATCTGACGGTGACCACCGATCCTATAAGTCTTCAGGCATTTTATTGGATAAGAAACATTTTAAATTGCGGTGTTGTTCCTGAAGACATGATATGTTATTATCATCTGCAATTGGGGCAGCATTACTTATTTGCTCAATTAGATTGTCCGCGAGCAATCGCAACTTTTAAAGAAGCCAGAGCTCGTTTCCCCGATGACACTTCTTGCCAGGAACAGATTGGCGAGTTATTAGAGACCGCCCAAAACCCTTACGGTGTTTGCAGGGATCAGCAATAATCGACCGCGTTCCGCGTGCTGTTCGGATAAGTTCAGCTATGTTATAATAATCCGAGGAGGGAAAGTATTTATGAAGCATTTTATTCCTATTGTAATCGAGAGAGATGAGGATGGTTTTTATGTTGTGGAATGTCCTCTCTTTAGGGGTTGCTACACACAAGGGAAAACACTTGATGAGGCCATTAAAAACATAAAAGAGGTTGTTGATATCTGTCTGGAGGAAAAGGAGAATAAGGCTGTTCTAAAAGACTATAACCCAAAGGAAATCAGTTTCTTAACTCTGTCATATGCATAGAACACCTGTTATCTCCGGTGAGAAGGCGGTTAAATGCTTTGAAAAGTTGGGTTATGAAATAACCAGGCAAAAAGGAAGCCACATCCGGCTTCATCACAGGGTTGACAAGGATAAAAAGCCGTTAACCATCCCAAGACATAAGGAATTGGGGAAGGGACTGCTTCGTAAATTAGTTCGCGACGCGGATATTTCGATTGAAGATTTAGTTGGATTATTATAGGCAAGATCAGCAATAATCAACCGCGTTGCGCATTTTAAAGAGCTGGTGGGACTGAGGGA carries:
- a CDS encoding type II toxin-antitoxin system HicB family antitoxin, with product MKHFIPIVIERDEDGFYVVECPLFRGCYTQGKTLDEAIKNIKEVVDICLEEKENKAVLKDYNPKEISFLTLSYA
- a CDS encoding type II toxin-antitoxin system HicA family toxin, which produces MHRTPVISGEKAVKCFEKLGYEITRQKGSHIRLHHRVDKDKKPLTIPRHKELGKGLLRKLVRDADISIEDLVGLL